The following proteins are co-located in the Mycolicibacterium goodii genome:
- a CDS encoding ATP-binding cassette domain-containing protein, which translates to MSTTAEAPIAETPSGGAVPLVEFKGVGKSYGNIIALKDINLRVGAGEVTCVLGDNGAGKSTLIKIIAGLHKPTEGEVLIDGTPTVFESPKDALNAGIATVYQDLAVVSLMPVWRNFFLGNELRKKGILKPLDINGMRATTISELQKMGIDLPDVDAPIGSLSGGQRQCVAIARAIFFGARVLILDEPTAALGVKQSGMVLRYITAAKEQGFGVIFITHNPHHAYMVGDHFILLNRGRQKLDCTYDEISLEHLTQEMAGGNELEALSHELGRK; encoded by the coding sequence ATGAGTACAACCGCCGAGGCCCCGATCGCCGAGACCCCGTCGGGTGGCGCCGTGCCACTGGTCGAGTTCAAAGGCGTCGGCAAGAGCTACGGGAACATCATCGCGCTCAAGGACATCAACCTGCGCGTGGGCGCCGGTGAGGTCACCTGCGTGCTCGGTGACAACGGTGCGGGCAAGTCCACGCTGATCAAGATCATCGCGGGCCTGCACAAGCCGACCGAGGGCGAGGTGCTCATCGACGGCACGCCCACGGTGTTCGAGTCACCCAAGGATGCGCTGAACGCGGGCATCGCCACCGTGTACCAGGACCTCGCCGTGGTGTCGCTGATGCCGGTGTGGCGCAACTTCTTCCTGGGCAACGAACTGCGCAAGAAGGGCATCCTCAAGCCGCTCGACATCAACGGCATGCGCGCGACGACGATCTCCGAACTGCAGAAGATGGGTATCGACCTGCCCGATGTGGACGCCCCGATCGGGTCGCTGTCCGGTGGTCAGCGCCAGTGCGTCGCGATTGCGCGGGCCATCTTCTTCGGCGCCAGGGTGCTCATCCTCGACGAGCCGACGGCCGCGCTCGGCGTCAAACAGTCCGGCATGGTGCTGCGCTACATCACCGCGGCCAAGGAGCAGGGGTTCGGCGTCATCTTCATCACGCACAACCCGCATCACGCGTACATGGTCGGCGACCATTTCATCCTGCTCAACCGGGGACGGCAGAAGCTCGACTGCACCTACGACGAGATCTCGTTGGAGCACCTCACCCAGGAGATGGCAGGCGGCAACGAACTCGAGGCGCTGAGCCACGAGTTGGGCCGCAAGTAA
- a CDS encoding AraC family transcriptional regulator — translation MQSKQELLSEICGLIDRHARADMHTRIDGLLLAKTAGSAAHDYSLTEPLLVVMAQGGKRILLGDEVFEYRSGQMLIVTASLPITGQYLDTSRPSLGMGLVLRPAALAELALRAPARPLPRTASAEPAIAVGDADAEMLDAVARLLRLLGRPDDAPVLAPLIEQEILWRLLTGAHGGAVRQIALADSALTYLNRAIGWMRDNYATPVRIEDLARMAGMSTSVFHRHFRAVTAMSPLQFQKRIRLQQARSLLIAQPGDVAAVGHLVGYDSPSQFTREYRRMFGAPPGQDAARLRAAQAPEAALLP, via the coding sequence ATGCAGAGCAAGCAGGAACTGTTGTCCGAGATCTGCGGGCTCATCGACAGGCACGCGCGCGCGGACATGCACACCCGCATCGACGGCCTCCTGCTGGCGAAGACGGCAGGCTCGGCGGCGCACGACTACTCACTGACCGAACCGCTGCTGGTCGTCATGGCCCAGGGCGGCAAGCGCATCCTGCTCGGCGACGAGGTCTTCGAGTACCGGAGCGGCCAGATGCTGATCGTCACCGCGAGCCTGCCGATCACCGGCCAGTACCTCGACACGTCACGGCCGTCACTGGGCATGGGCCTGGTGCTGCGTCCCGCCGCGCTGGCCGAACTGGCCCTGCGCGCGCCGGCCCGGCCGCTGCCGCGTACCGCGTCGGCGGAGCCCGCGATCGCCGTCGGGGACGCCGACGCCGAGATGCTCGACGCCGTCGCGAGATTGCTGCGCCTGCTCGGCCGTCCCGACGACGCACCGGTGCTCGCGCCGCTGATCGAGCAGGAGATCCTGTGGCGCCTACTCACCGGCGCGCACGGCGGCGCCGTCCGCCAGATCGCCCTGGCCGACAGCGCCCTGACCTACCTCAACCGTGCGATCGGCTGGATGCGCGACAACTACGCGACGCCGGTGCGGATCGAGGATCTCGCCCGGATGGCGGGCATGAGCACCTCGGTGTTCCACCGCCACTTCCGCGCCGTGACGGCCATGAGCCCGTTGCAGTTCCAGAAGCGGATCCGGTTGCAGCAGGCCAGATCCCTGCTCATCGCGCAGCCCGGCGACGTCGCCGCGGTGGGGCATCTCGTCGGCTATGACAGCCCGTCACAGTTCACCCGCGAGTACCGGCGCATGTTCGGCGCGCCGCCCGGGCAGGACGCGGCCCGGCTGCGCGCCGCGCAGGCCCCCGAGGCCGCGCTCCTACCCTGA
- a CDS encoding aldo/keto reductase, with protein MTLDSYVTLGRSGLRVSPFALGAMTFGEDFGAVGSSVEDSERILSAYLDRGGNFIDTANLYTNGHSEKILGDFFARTPGRRQHVVLASKFFANMFPGDPNGGGAGRSSILHQLHDTLRRLQTDYLDVYWLHNWDRNTPIEETMRTLDDLVRAGTVRYIGFSNTPAWVTAQAQTMAMLRGWTPLIALQVEYSLLARTVESELVPFAQDQGIALVPWSPLKNGFLSGKYRRGGDGAANSARVEFTGAGPTDSDYDVIEAVAGIAKELGTTSAAVALAWLRARPATVVPIIGARRLEHLESNLEALGVELTPEQLDLLDEISTPVLSYPATLNGQMRATLQFAGTTVDGERSTVFRALLASAARY; from the coding sequence ATGACTCTCGACAGCTACGTCACCCTCGGCAGATCGGGCCTTCGGGTCAGCCCATTCGCACTCGGCGCGATGACCTTCGGCGAGGATTTCGGTGCCGTCGGATCATCGGTGGAGGATTCCGAGCGGATCCTGTCGGCCTACCTCGACCGCGGCGGCAACTTCATCGACACCGCCAATCTGTACACCAACGGCCACTCCGAGAAGATCCTCGGCGACTTCTTCGCCCGCACACCGGGCCGTCGTCAGCATGTGGTGCTGGCCTCGAAGTTCTTCGCCAACATGTTTCCCGGCGACCCGAACGGCGGCGGGGCGGGCCGGTCGTCGATCCTGCACCAGTTGCACGACACGCTGCGTCGTCTGCAGACCGACTACCTCGACGTGTACTGGCTGCACAACTGGGACCGCAACACGCCGATCGAGGAGACCATGCGGACCCTCGACGACCTGGTGCGCGCAGGCACGGTGCGCTACATCGGCTTCTCGAACACTCCGGCGTGGGTCACCGCGCAAGCCCAGACCATGGCCATGTTGCGCGGGTGGACCCCGCTGATCGCGCTGCAGGTCGAGTACTCACTGCTGGCGCGCACGGTCGAGAGCGAACTGGTTCCGTTCGCGCAGGATCAGGGGATTGCGTTGGTGCCGTGGAGTCCGCTCAAGAACGGATTCCTGTCCGGCAAGTACCGCCGCGGTGGCGACGGCGCCGCGAACTCCGCGCGCGTGGAGTTCACCGGAGCCGGCCCCACCGATTCCGACTACGACGTCATCGAGGCGGTCGCAGGCATCGCGAAGGAACTCGGAACCACCTCGGCCGCAGTGGCGTTGGCGTGGTTGCGGGCCCGCCCCGCAACGGTGGTGCCGATCATCGGGGCGCGGCGTCTGGAACACCTGGAGTCCAACCTTGAGGCACTCGGCGTCGAGTTGACGCCCGAGCAGCTCGACCTGCTCGACGAGATCTCGACACCGGTGCTCAGCTATCCGGCCACGCTCAACGGCCAGATGCGCGCGACGCTGCAGTTCGCGGGTACCACTGTCGACGGTGAGCGGTCGACGGTGTTCCGGGCCCTGCTGGCCAGCGCGGCCCGCTACTGA
- a CDS encoding TIM barrel protein: protein MSFDLAVCAEMVFTDLDIVERVRRISELGFAVEIWSFDDKDLDALAATGARFSSMTGYLHGDLHDPDGAREVVRTAQEAVKAAAVLGVPRLVVHPGELIDGQAARPRQRATGPMWLSALRGLEALGELGAEAGVTFCLENLNTIVDHPGVPLARAKDTLALVEAVAHPNVKMMLDLYHAQIGEGNLVELVRRAGAAIGEIQVADVPGRCEPGTGEIHYPAIAKALRESGYAGTVGMEAYAAGDSVAALQAFRAAFTLA from the coding sequence ATGAGCTTCGACCTGGCTGTGTGCGCCGAGATGGTGTTCACCGATCTCGACATCGTCGAGCGCGTGCGGCGGATCTCCGAACTGGGGTTCGCCGTGGAGATCTGGAGCTTCGACGACAAGGACCTGGACGCGCTGGCCGCCACCGGCGCGAGGTTCTCGTCGATGACCGGCTACCTGCACGGCGATCTCCACGATCCCGACGGTGCGCGCGAGGTGGTGCGGACCGCGCAGGAGGCCGTGAAAGCCGCTGCCGTGCTGGGTGTCCCACGTCTGGTCGTGCATCCGGGCGAGTTGATCGACGGGCAGGCCGCCCGGCCCCGGCAGCGCGCGACCGGTCCCATGTGGCTGTCGGCGCTGCGGGGCCTCGAGGCGCTCGGCGAACTGGGCGCCGAGGCCGGTGTGACATTCTGCCTGGAGAACCTCAACACCATCGTGGACCACCCTGGCGTTCCCCTGGCCCGCGCCAAGGACACGCTGGCGCTCGTCGAGGCCGTCGCGCATCCGAACGTCAAGATGATGCTGGACCTCTACCACGCCCAGATCGGCGAGGGGAACCTCGTCGAACTGGTGCGCCGGGCCGGTGCGGCGATCGGCGAGATCCAGGTGGCCGATGTGCCGGGCCGCTGTGAGCCCGGCACCGGGGAGATCCACTACCCCGCGATCGCGAAGGCGTTGCGTGAGAGCGGTTACGCCGGGACCGTCGGCATGGAGGCCTACGCCGCAGGGGACAGCGTCGCGGCACTGCAGGCCTTCCGGGCGGCCTTCACGCTTGCGTAG
- a CDS encoding Gfo/Idh/MocA family protein has protein sequence MTALRIGVLGASRIAEKAIVGPAQDLGHRIVAVAARDPRRAEAFAEKYGVERVLGSYRDVVEDTEVDVVYNPLANGLHAPWNLAAIAAGKPVLSEKPFARNENEAATVAKAARDAGVPVLEGFHYLFHPVTRRAFALAGDGELGRIERVEVRMAMPAPADDDPRWSLELAGGALMDLGCYGIHLMRALGAVSVDGLGGAPEIVRAQAEQRSPGVDARCDVEFAFPGGASGLSTNSMVAEDYSFTIRIMGSDGEVLVHDFIRPDRDDRLTVRTSAEERVEHAGTRPSYTYQLEAFAAHVRHGAPLPFGVDDAVTNMAYVDAAYRAAGLAPR, from the coding sequence ATGACCGCACTGCGTATCGGGGTGCTCGGCGCGTCGCGCATCGCCGAGAAGGCGATCGTGGGACCGGCGCAGGACCTCGGGCACCGGATCGTGGCCGTCGCCGCGCGGGATCCACGGCGCGCCGAGGCCTTCGCCGAGAAGTACGGGGTGGAACGCGTCCTCGGGTCCTACCGCGACGTGGTCGAGGACACCGAGGTCGACGTCGTCTACAACCCGCTCGCCAACGGACTGCACGCGCCGTGGAACCTCGCGGCGATCGCGGCGGGCAAGCCGGTGCTCAGCGAGAAACCGTTCGCACGCAACGAAAACGAGGCAGCCACCGTTGCCAAGGCGGCCCGCGACGCCGGGGTGCCGGTTCTGGAGGGGTTCCACTACCTGTTCCACCCGGTGACGCGGCGCGCGTTCGCGCTGGCCGGCGACGGTGAACTGGGCCGCATCGAGCGGGTCGAGGTGCGCATGGCGATGCCCGCTCCGGCCGACGACGACCCACGGTGGTCACTGGAGTTGGCCGGTGGAGCGCTGATGGATCTGGGCTGCTACGGCATCCACCTCATGCGCGCACTGGGCGCGGTGAGCGTCGACGGTCTCGGCGGTGCGCCCGAGATCGTGCGCGCGCAGGCCGAGCAACGCAGCCCCGGGGTGGACGCGCGGTGTGACGTCGAGTTCGCCTTTCCCGGCGGGGCGAGCGGGCTGAGTACCAATTCGATGGTGGCCGAGGACTATTCGTTCACCATTCGGATCATGGGCAGCGACGGCGAGGTGCTCGTGCACGATTTCATCCGGCCGGATCGCGACGACCGCCTCACGGTCCGCACCTCGGCCGAAGAACGCGTCGAACACGCAGGCACCCGGCCGTCGTACACCTACCAGTTGGAGGCGTTCGCCGCGCACGTGCGGCACGGGGCACCGCTGCCGTTCGGCGTGGACGACGCCGTGACCAACATGGCCTACGTCGACGCGGCGTACCGGGCCGCGGGGTTGGCGCCGCGATGA
- a CDS encoding sugar phosphate isomerase/epimerase family protein has protein sequence MTAIKVAGAPISWGVCEVPGWGHQLDRERVLSEMRTAGLTATELGPDGFLPSDTGELTALLAAHDLSCVGGFVPVVLHDAAHDPADDLAGPLAALRAAGAGVVVLAAATGADGYDSRPTLTERQWATLLANLDRLAQIADEAGLLAVLHPHVGTLVETRADVDRVLTGSAIPLCLDTGHLLIGGTDPLELAKAVPHRIKHAHLKDVDAALAARVRSGEVSYTDAVRAGIYTPLGTGDIDISGIVSVLRDNGFDGWFVMEQDTILDAEPTDDGPLRDVRTSVAYLNTLTA, from the coding sequence ATGACCGCAATCAAGGTGGCAGGCGCACCGATCTCGTGGGGTGTGTGCGAGGTCCCCGGCTGGGGCCACCAACTGGACCGGGAGCGGGTGCTGTCCGAGATGCGCACCGCGGGGCTGACCGCCACCGAACTCGGACCCGACGGCTTCCTGCCGTCCGACACCGGCGAGTTGACGGCACTGCTTGCCGCACATGACCTTTCCTGCGTCGGCGGGTTCGTGCCGGTGGTCCTGCACGACGCCGCGCACGATCCGGCCGACGATCTGGCCGGCCCGCTCGCCGCACTGCGCGCCGCAGGCGCCGGTGTGGTGGTGCTGGCAGCGGCCACCGGGGCCGACGGTTACGACTCCCGCCCCACCCTCACCGAGCGGCAGTGGGCGACCCTGCTGGCCAATCTCGACCGCCTGGCCCAGATCGCCGACGAGGCCGGACTGCTGGCCGTGCTGCACCCGCACGTCGGCACGCTGGTGGAGACCCGTGCGGATGTGGACCGCGTGCTCACCGGATCGGCGATCCCGCTGTGCCTGGACACCGGGCACCTGTTGATCGGCGGTACCGATCCGCTCGAACTCGCCAAGGCCGTGCCGCACCGCATCAAACACGCCCACCTCAAGGATGTGGACGCCGCACTCGCGGCGCGCGTGCGGTCCGGTGAGGTGAGCTACACCGACGCCGTGCGGGCCGGGATCTACACACCGCTGGGCACCGGGGACATCGACATCAGCGGGATCGTCTCGGTGCTGCGCGACAACGGTTTCGACGGCTGGTTCGTGATGGAGCAGGACACCATCCTCGACGCGGAACCCACCGACGACGGTCCACTGCGCGACGTCCGCACCAGCGTTGCCTACCTCAACACCCTGACGGCATGA
- a CDS encoding Gfo/Idh/MocA family oxidoreductase yields MTTLGVIGLGRIGAFHVDTLSGLDGVDGLVVADERPDAVAAVAAKHGAKPADSVEELLDSGVDGVVVAAATPAHAELTLAAVHRGLPTFCEKPIASTAAESARVAESIARSGVPVQVGYQRRFDAAFAAAKREVESGSLGALHTVRSTTMDPAPPSMDYIKGSGGIFRDCAVHDFDALRWITGQNAVEVYATGTVQGDPRFAEYGDIDTAAVVVRFDGGALGIVSAARYNARGYDCRLEVHGFNNSIVAGWDQGTPLQNMDPGNDFPAGPYHHFFMDRFTDAFRSELAAFVDVVKGNPIPGATVADAVEVAWMAEAATESLRRGAPVRIEEVRNS; encoded by the coding sequence ATGACCACGCTCGGCGTAATTGGGTTGGGCCGCATCGGCGCCTTCCACGTCGACACCCTGAGCGGCCTGGACGGCGTCGACGGCCTGGTGGTGGCCGACGAGCGACCCGACGCGGTGGCCGCCGTCGCCGCCAAACACGGTGCCAAACCGGCTGATTCGGTCGAAGAACTGCTCGATTCGGGCGTCGACGGCGTCGTGGTCGCCGCCGCGACCCCGGCCCACGCCGAGCTGACGCTGGCCGCCGTGCACCGCGGGTTGCCGACGTTCTGCGAGAAGCCGATCGCCTCGACCGCGGCCGAGAGCGCGCGGGTGGCCGAGTCGATCGCACGCTCCGGTGTGCCCGTGCAGGTGGGCTACCAGCGCCGGTTCGACGCCGCGTTCGCCGCGGCCAAGCGCGAGGTGGAATCCGGGTCGCTCGGCGCGCTGCACACCGTGCGCAGCACCACGATGGACCCCGCTCCCCCGTCGATGGACTACATCAAGGGCTCGGGTGGGATCTTCCGCGACTGTGCGGTCCACGATTTCGACGCGTTGCGCTGGATCACCGGACAGAACGCCGTCGAGGTCTACGCCACCGGCACGGTGCAGGGCGACCCGCGCTTCGCCGAGTACGGCGATATCGACACCGCCGCGGTCGTGGTGCGGTTCGACGGCGGCGCGCTCGGCATCGTCTCGGCGGCCCGCTACAACGCACGCGGATACGACTGCCGGCTGGAGGTGCACGGGTTCAACAACTCGATCGTCGCCGGCTGGGATCAGGGCACACCCCTGCAGAACATGGATCCGGGCAACGACTTTCCCGCCGGGCCCTACCACCACTTCTTCATGGACCGCTTCACCGACGCGTTCCGCAGCGAGTTGGCCGCGTTCGTCGACGTGGTGAAGGGCAATCCGATCCCCGGGGCCACCGTGGCCGATGCCGTCGAGGTGGCGTGGATGGCCGAGGCGGCCACCGAATCACTGCGCCGCGGCGCACCCGTGCGGATCGAGGAGGTGCGGAACTCATGA
- a CDS encoding phytanoyl-CoA dioxygenase family protein has translation MTSSLGSAPATRRGAFIDESDCSLDDFRVAVARTTDAADYPHACHIRGNVPVYSSASLDGLEGAQRRAVQTELIAALSDGPGVVVFENAFDPAVVDSASVAFRALIDAQRASGGAAGDHFGAAGANDRVWNAAQKLALHSPRVHAEYYANDILALVSQAWLGPRYQVTSQVNVVNPGGAAQVPHRDYHLGFVTPDALAAYPAHLHRLSPALTLQGAVAHCDMPVESGPTMLLPYSQTFEAGYIAFYRKEFIEFFAEHHVQLPLRTGDAVFFNPALFHGAGANTSTDIRRMANLLQISSAFGRAMEALDRTAMIRAVYPELLAMQDAGRPAHELANVVNATAEGYAFPTNLDLDQPIGSLAPPSQVDTVLAALADRRTPAELDTLLAQQDERRIP, from the coding sequence ATGACCTCATCGCTGGGCTCCGCGCCTGCCACCCGGCGCGGCGCGTTCATCGACGAATCCGACTGCTCGCTCGACGATTTCCGCGTCGCCGTCGCGCGCACCACCGACGCGGCCGACTATCCGCACGCCTGCCACATCCGCGGCAACGTGCCGGTCTACTCCTCGGCGTCGCTCGACGGCCTCGAGGGTGCGCAACGGCGCGCCGTGCAGACCGAACTGATCGCCGCGCTGTCCGACGGACCCGGCGTGGTGGTGTTCGAGAACGCCTTCGATCCCGCCGTGGTCGATTCCGCGAGTGTGGCGTTCCGGGCACTCATCGATGCCCAGCGTGCATCAGGGGGTGCCGCGGGGGATCACTTCGGGGCGGCGGGCGCCAACGACCGGGTGTGGAACGCCGCCCAGAAGTTGGCGCTGCACAGCCCGCGCGTGCACGCCGAGTACTACGCCAACGACATCCTGGCGTTGGTCTCGCAGGCCTGGCTGGGCCCGCGCTACCAGGTGACCTCTCAGGTCAACGTCGTCAATCCCGGTGGGGCGGCGCAGGTTCCGCATCGCGACTACCACCTGGGTTTCGTGACACCCGATGCACTCGCGGCGTACCCGGCGCACCTGCATCGGTTGTCACCCGCGCTCACGCTGCAGGGCGCGGTGGCGCACTGCGACATGCCCGTGGAGAGCGGGCCGACCATGTTGTTGCCGTACTCGCAGACCTTCGAGGCCGGCTACATCGCGTTCTACCGCAAAGAGTTCATCGAGTTCTTCGCCGAGCACCACGTCCAGCTGCCGCTGCGCACAGGCGATGCGGTGTTCTTCAACCCGGCCCTGTTCCACGGGGCCGGGGCCAACACCTCCACCGACATCCGGCGCATGGCCAATCTGCTGCAGATCTCGTCGGCGTTCGGCCGGGCCATGGAGGCGCTGGACCGCACGGCGATGATCCGCGCGGTCTACCCCGAACTGCTCGCGATGCAGGATGCGGGCCGGCCCGCGCACGAACTCGCCAACGTGGTCAACGCGACCGCCGAGGGCTACGCCTTCCCCACCAATCTCGACCTCGACCAACCGATCGGCTCGCTCGCGCCGCCGAGTCAGGTCGACACCGTGCTCGCCGCACTCGCCGACCGTCGCACACCGGCAGAGCTCGACACCCTTCTCGCACAACAGGATGAACGGAGAATCCCATGA
- a CDS encoding LacI family DNA-binding transcriptional regulator — protein MAHRYKVREIAQQSGLSEATVDRVLNNRPGVRETTRAEVRQAIADLDKQRAQLRLNGRRFLIDVVMQTPQRFSDAFRTAIEAELPAFAPAMLRARFHLWESGSAAQMVDTLARIKSSHGVVLKAADEPEVVEAVDRLVAAGVPVVTYTTDVPASARCAYVGIDNHGAGATAAYLIEQWLGTDPADVLITLSRTVFRGEGEREVGFRSGLRGSGRTVVEVTDSDGIDATNERLVLQALERNPSVEAVYSPGGGNTATVAAFEKLGRECKVFVAHDLDVDNRRLLRDGRISAVLHNDLRADARLAMRLILQQHGALPAEPVRPAPIQVITPYNLPL, from the coding sequence ATGGCGCACCGCTACAAGGTCCGCGAGATCGCGCAACAGAGCGGGCTCAGCGAGGCGACCGTCGACCGCGTCCTCAACAACCGGCCCGGCGTGCGGGAGACCACCCGCGCCGAGGTCCGTCAGGCCATCGCCGATCTGGACAAACAGCGCGCCCAGCTGCGCCTCAACGGCAGGCGCTTCCTGATCGACGTGGTGATGCAGACCCCGCAGCGGTTCTCCGACGCGTTCCGCACCGCGATCGAGGCCGAGCTGCCCGCGTTCGCGCCCGCGATGCTGCGGGCCCGGTTCCATCTGTGGGAGTCCGGATCGGCCGCCCAGATGGTCGACACCCTCGCGCGGATCAAGTCCAGCCACGGTGTGGTGCTCAAAGCCGCCGACGAGCCCGAGGTGGTCGAGGCGGTCGACCGGCTGGTGGCCGCGGGCGTGCCCGTCGTGACCTACACCACCGACGTGCCGGCCAGCGCACGCTGCGCGTACGTCGGGATCGACAACCACGGTGCAGGCGCCACGGCGGCCTACCTGATCGAGCAGTGGCTCGGCACCGATCCCGCGGATGTGCTGATCACGTTGAGCCGCACGGTGTTCCGCGGTGAGGGCGAGCGGGAGGTGGGATTCCGGTCGGGGCTGCGCGGATCGGGCCGGACCGTGGTGGAGGTCACCGACAGCGACGGCATCGACGCCACCAACGAACGGCTCGTGCTGCAGGCCCTGGAGCGCAACCCGTCGGTGGAGGCCGTGTATTCGCCAGGCGGCGGCAACACCGCGACGGTCGCGGCGTTCGAGAAACTCGGCCGGGAGTGCAAGGTCTTCGTCGCCCACGACCTCGACGTCGACAACCGCAGGCTGCTGCGTGACGGCAGGATCTCGGCGGTGCTGCACAACGACCTGCGCGCCGATGCCCGCCTGGCGATGCGGTTGATCCTGCAGCAGCACGGGGCGTTGCCGGCCGAGCCGGTGCGGCCCGCGCCCATCCAGGTGATCACCCCGTACAACCTGCCGTTGTGA
- a CDS encoding PfkB family carbohydrate kinase, whose translation MTVLGNLAIDVINGAPPSPGGCASFAGVALQAAGGAGRIVAMGAERDHSLFDGLQERFGPLVQILPSAVTSSFRLDYDDTDHRHMGVEAIGPVWSPADVEAADPATTWVHLAPLLRTDFPAETLAALVARGHRIAYDGQGLVRADRLGPLVEDRHFPVDLLTHLDILKLAEDEAVIVADGPFDAGTAQRLGVPEILVTYGSEGCDIFVDGDRMRVPAAWRVLGVQTTGAGDMFTACYVAHRAAGADPRRAAELASALVARELDKRVHVEPADRV comes from the coding sequence GTGACGGTGCTGGGCAACCTGGCGATCGACGTCATCAACGGGGCGCCGCCCAGCCCTGGTGGCTGCGCGTCGTTCGCCGGTGTCGCGCTGCAGGCCGCCGGTGGCGCCGGTCGGATCGTGGCGATGGGCGCCGAACGCGACCACTCGCTGTTCGACGGCCTGCAGGAGCGGTTCGGGCCGCTCGTGCAGATCCTGCCTTCTGCGGTCACCAGCTCGTTCCGGCTGGACTACGACGACACCGACCACCGGCACATGGGCGTCGAGGCGATTGGTCCGGTGTGGTCACCGGCCGATGTCGAGGCCGCCGATCCGGCGACGACGTGGGTGCACCTCGCGCCGCTGCTGCGCACCGATTTCCCCGCCGAGACACTCGCGGCACTGGTGGCGCGCGGCCATCGCATCGCCTACGACGGCCAGGGGCTGGTGCGGGCCGACCGGTTGGGGCCGCTGGTCGAGGACCGCCATTTCCCGGTCGATCTGCTGACCCACCTCGACATCCTGAAGCTCGCCGAGGATGAGGCCGTCATCGTCGCCGACGGTCCGTTCGACGCCGGGACGGCCCAGCGACTCGGGGTGCCGGAGATCCTGGTGACCTACGGGTCTGAGGGCTGCGACATCTTCGTCGACGGTGACCGCATGCGGGTGCCCGCGGCGTGGCGGGTGCTCGGCGTGCAGACCACCGGCGCGGGGGACATGTTCACCGCCTGCTACGTGGCGCATCGTGCCGCGGGCGCGGATCCGCGGCGGGCCGCGGAGCTGGCCAGCGCGCTGGTGGCCCGCGAGCTCGACAAGCGGGTCCACGTCGAACCCGCCGACCGGGTCTGA